A genomic region of Xiphophorus couchianus chromosome 9, X_couchianus-1.0, whole genome shotgun sequence contains the following coding sequences:
- the LOC114150595 gene encoding zinc finger protein OZF isoform X2, protein MSSTVSIHTQLAAVMEALVHAAVAELERLEEDRELSKARGTTEERHETGRVQKETREKLARFASIMETLGNEALGRILNIMDEARLVAQVGHVCKKPQTSVLNVLSHTSVELEHSYGVRNQNCKAEREAQLKAGGDAVETQFVPAVSVKDGHGNIDLEAIRERAAPSPPSDPQALPSEFSVLSETSQQNVSQKLFSCSVCGKFFSSQSNLKSHQLIHTGEKPFACSICSRAFRQRQSMQSHMRTHTGERPFQCPVCGKRFSKQAQLKTHTVIHTGEKPYGCDVCGRCFNLPQNLHRHSVTHSREKVFICSDCGKGFTRAVTLKTHQLIHSGQKPFKCEQCPKLFRHAVNLKNHQRIHSDLRPYRCDLCGKTFRQAVNLKIHGRIHTGERPFSCQQCGKMFSQQSSLISHSRTHSTDRPFQCPTCDKKFNNANSLKLHLRVHTGEKPYACEICGKTFSQGSHLRTHKRHVHAGGKQFICDKCGKRYADQRYLKLHKCCYA, encoded by the exons ATGAGCTCCACCGTGTCTATACACACACAGCTTGCCGCCGTCATGGAAGCTCTGGTCCATGCTGCGGTCGCGGAACTGGAAAGGCTGGAGGAGGACAGGGAGCTTTCCAAGGCCCGAGGAACCACAGAGGAGAGGCATGAGACGGGAAGAGTGCAGAAGGAGACCCGAGAGAAGTTG GCGCGGTTTGCTTCCATCATGGAAACTCTGGGAAACGAGGCTCTGGGGAGGATCCTAAACATCATGGATGAAGCCAGGCTTGTGGCTCAGGTGGGGCATGTCTGTAAGAAGCCACAGACCAGCGTCCTCAACGTCCTTAGCCACACATCCGTGG AGCTTGAGCACTCATATGGAGTCAGAAACCAAAACTGTAAGGCAGAAAGAGAAGCTCAG CTGAAAGCAGGTGGTGATGCTGTGGAGACACAGTTTGTTCCAGCGGTCAGCGTTAAAGATGGACATGGGAACATTGACCTGGAAGCCATTAGAGAGA gAGCTGCTCCATCTCCACCATCAGACCCACAGGCGCTACCTTCAGAGTTTTCTGTTCTGTCTGAGACTTCCCAGCAGAATGTCTCCCAAAAGTTGTTCTCATGCTCTGTCTGCGGGAAGTTCTTCTCATCTCAAAGCAACCTGAAGTCTCACCAACTCATCCACACAGGGGAGAAGCCGTTTGCCTGCAGCATCTGCAGCCGAGCCTTCCGCCAGCGCCAAAGCATGCAGAGCCACATGCGAACACACACTGGCGAGCGCCCGTTCCAGTGTCCTGTATGTGGAAAACGGTTTTCAAAGCAGGCACAGCTCAAGACACACACTGTCATACACACTGGAGAAAAGCCGTACGGCTGTGATGTGTGTGGTCGTTGCTTTAACCTGCCACAGAATCTACACCGCCACAGTGTCACCCACAGTAGGGAGAAGGTCTTTATCTGCAGTGACTGTGGTAAGGGCTTCACCCGCGCTGTTACACTCAAAACACACCAGCTCATCCACAGCGGCCAGAAGCCCTTCAAATGTGAGCAGTGCCCCAAATTGTTCAGGCATGCTGTCAACCTCAAGAACCACCAGAGGATCCACAGCGACCTGAGGCCCTACAGGTGCGACCTCTGCGGAAAGACGTTTCGACAGGCGGTGAATCTTAAGATCCATGGCCGCATCCACACTGGCGAGCGGCCGTTCAGTTGCCAGCAGTGCGGAAAAATGTTCAGCCAGCAGAGCAGCCTGATCTCCCACAGCCGCACTCACTCCACAGACAGGCCCTTCCAGTGCCCAACCTGTgataaaaaattcaacaatGCCAACAGCCTCAAGCTTCACCTGCGCGTTCACACTGGAGAGAAGCCGTATGCCTGCGAAATATGCGGCAAAACCTTCAGCCAGGGAAGCCACCTGAGGACACATAAGAGGCATGTACATGCTGGCGGCAAGCAGTTTATCTGCGACAAGTGTGGGAAGAGGTACGCCGACCAGCGCTACTTGAAGTTGCATAAGTGTTGCTATGCATGA
- the LOC114150595 gene encoding zinc finger protein OZF isoform X1 has protein sequence MSSTVSIHTQLAAVMEALVHAAVAELERLEEDRELSKARGTTEERHETGRVQKETREKLARFASIMETLGNEALGRILNIMDEARLVAQVGHVCKKPQTSVLNVLSHTSVAELEHSYGVRNQNCKAEREAQLKAGGDAVETQFVPAVSVKDGHGNIDLEAIRERAAPSPPSDPQALPSEFSVLSETSQQNVSQKLFSCSVCGKFFSSQSNLKSHQLIHTGEKPFACSICSRAFRQRQSMQSHMRTHTGERPFQCPVCGKRFSKQAQLKTHTVIHTGEKPYGCDVCGRCFNLPQNLHRHSVTHSREKVFICSDCGKGFTRAVTLKTHQLIHSGQKPFKCEQCPKLFRHAVNLKNHQRIHSDLRPYRCDLCGKTFRQAVNLKIHGRIHTGERPFSCQQCGKMFSQQSSLISHSRTHSTDRPFQCPTCDKKFNNANSLKLHLRVHTGEKPYACEICGKTFSQGSHLRTHKRHVHAGGKQFICDKCGKRYADQRYLKLHKCCYA, from the exons ATGAGCTCCACCGTGTCTATACACACACAGCTTGCCGCCGTCATGGAAGCTCTGGTCCATGCTGCGGTCGCGGAACTGGAAAGGCTGGAGGAGGACAGGGAGCTTTCCAAGGCCCGAGGAACCACAGAGGAGAGGCATGAGACGGGAAGAGTGCAGAAGGAGACCCGAGAGAAGTTG GCGCGGTTTGCTTCCATCATGGAAACTCTGGGAAACGAGGCTCTGGGGAGGATCCTAAACATCATGGATGAAGCCAGGCTTGTGGCTCAGGTGGGGCATGTCTGTAAGAAGCCACAGACCAGCGTCCTCAACGTCCTTAGCCACACATCCGTGG CAGAGCTTGAGCACTCATATGGAGTCAGAAACCAAAACTGTAAGGCAGAAAGAGAAGCTCAG CTGAAAGCAGGTGGTGATGCTGTGGAGACACAGTTTGTTCCAGCGGTCAGCGTTAAAGATGGACATGGGAACATTGACCTGGAAGCCATTAGAGAGA gAGCTGCTCCATCTCCACCATCAGACCCACAGGCGCTACCTTCAGAGTTTTCTGTTCTGTCTGAGACTTCCCAGCAGAATGTCTCCCAAAAGTTGTTCTCATGCTCTGTCTGCGGGAAGTTCTTCTCATCTCAAAGCAACCTGAAGTCTCACCAACTCATCCACACAGGGGAGAAGCCGTTTGCCTGCAGCATCTGCAGCCGAGCCTTCCGCCAGCGCCAAAGCATGCAGAGCCACATGCGAACACACACTGGCGAGCGCCCGTTCCAGTGTCCTGTATGTGGAAAACGGTTTTCAAAGCAGGCACAGCTCAAGACACACACTGTCATACACACTGGAGAAAAGCCGTACGGCTGTGATGTGTGTGGTCGTTGCTTTAACCTGCCACAGAATCTACACCGCCACAGTGTCACCCACAGTAGGGAGAAGGTCTTTATCTGCAGTGACTGTGGTAAGGGCTTCACCCGCGCTGTTACACTCAAAACACACCAGCTCATCCACAGCGGCCAGAAGCCCTTCAAATGTGAGCAGTGCCCCAAATTGTTCAGGCATGCTGTCAACCTCAAGAACCACCAGAGGATCCACAGCGACCTGAGGCCCTACAGGTGCGACCTCTGCGGAAAGACGTTTCGACAGGCGGTGAATCTTAAGATCCATGGCCGCATCCACACTGGCGAGCGGCCGTTCAGTTGCCAGCAGTGCGGAAAAATGTTCAGCCAGCAGAGCAGCCTGATCTCCCACAGCCGCACTCACTCCACAGACAGGCCCTTCCAGTGCCCAACCTGTgataaaaaattcaacaatGCCAACAGCCTCAAGCTTCACCTGCGCGTTCACACTGGAGAGAAGCCGTATGCCTGCGAAATATGCGGCAAAACCTTCAGCCAGGGAAGCCACCTGAGGACACATAAGAGGCATGTACATGCTGGCGGCAAGCAGTTTATCTGCGACAAGTGTGGGAAGAGGTACGCCGACCAGCGCTACTTGAAGTTGCATAAGTGTTGCTATGCATGA